A window of the Loxodonta africana isolate mLoxAfr1 chromosome 3, mLoxAfr1.hap2, whole genome shotgun sequence genome harbors these coding sequences:
- the PI4KB gene encoding phosphatidylinositol 4-kinase beta isoform X2, translating into MGDNEPTPSPPGNNGGSLLSVITEGVGELSVIDPEVAQKACQEVLEKVKLLHGGVAVSSRGTPLELVNGDGVDSEIHCLDETPTQIREEEDEMGATMASGTAKGSRRRRQNNSAKQSWLLRLFESKLFDISMAISYLYNSKEPGVQAYIGNRLFCFRNEDVDFYLPQLLNMYIHMDEDVGDAIKPYIVHRCRQSINFSLQCALLLGAYSSDMHISTQRHSRGTKLRKLILSDELKPAHRKRELPSLSPAPDTGLSPSKRTHQRSKSDATASISLSSNLKRTASNPKVENEDEELSSSTESIDNSFSSPVRLAPEREFIKSLMAIGKRLATLPTKEQKTQRLISELSLLNHKLPARVWLPTAGFDHHVVRVPHTQAVVLNSKDKAPYLIYVEVLECENFDTTSVPARIPENRIRSTRSVENLPECGITHEQRAGSFSTVPNYDNDDEAWSVDDIGELQVELPEVHTNSCDNISQFSVDSITSQESKEPVFIAAGDIRRRLSEQLAHTPTAFRRDPEDPSAVALKEPWQEKVRRIREGSPYGHLPNWRLLSVIVKCGDDLRQELLAFQVLKQLQSIWEQERVPLWIKPYKILVISADSGMIEPVVNAVSIHQVKKQSQLSLLDYFLQEHGSYTTEAFLSAQRNFVQSCAGYCLVCYLLQVKDRHNGNILLDAEGHIIHIDFGFILSSSPRNLGFETSAFKLTTEFVDVMGGLDGDMFNYYKMLMLQGLIAARKHMDKVVQIVEIMQQGSQLPCFHGSSTIRNLKERFHMSMTEEQLQLLVEQMVDGSMRSITTKLYDGFQYLTNGIM; encoded by the exons ATGGGAGACAATGAGCCCACTCCTAGCCCACCAGGGAATAATGGGGGCTCCTTGCTAAGTGTCATCACGGAGGGGGTCGGGGAACTATCAGTGATTGACCCTGAGGTGGCCCAGAAGGCCTGCCAGGAAGTGCTGGAGAAAGTGAAGCTTTTGCATGGAGGCGTGGCCGTCTCTAGCAGAGGCACCCCGCTGGAGTTGGTCAATGGGGATGGTGTGGACAGTGAGATCCATTGCCTGGATGAAACACCTACCCAGATAAGGGAGGAGGAAGATGAGATGGGGGCCACTATGGCCTCGGGCACAGCGAAAGGATCAAGAAGGCGGCGACAGAACAACTCAGCCAAACAGTCTTGGCTGCTGAGGCTGTTCGAGTCAAAACTATTTGACATCTCCATGGCCATTTCATATCTGTATAACTCCAAGGAGCCTGGAGTGCAAGCCTACATCGGCAACCGGCTCTTCTGCTTTCGCAATGAGGACGTGGACTTTTATCTGCCCCAGTTGCTTAACATGTACATCCACATGGATGAGGACGTGGGTGATGCCATCAAGCCCTACATAGTCCATCGCTGCCGCCAGAGCATTAACTTTTCCCTCCAGTGTGCCCTGTTGCTCGGGGCTTACTCTTCAGACATGCACATTTCCACTCAACGACACTCCCGTGGGACCAAGCTGCGGAAGCTGATCCTCTCAGATGAGCTGAAGCCAGCTCACCGAAAGAGGGAGCTGCCCTCCCTGAGCCCAGCCCCTGACACAGGGCTGTCTCCTTCTAAAAGGACTCACCAGCGCTCTAAATCAGACGCCACCGCCAGCATAAGTCTCAGCAGCAACCTGAAACGAACAGCCAGCAACCCTAAAGTGGAGAATGAGGATGAG GAGCTCTCCTCCAGCACCGAGAGTATTGATAATTCATTCAGTTCC CCCGTCAGACTGGCTCCTGAGCGAGAGTTCATCAAGTCGCTGATGGCGATCGGCAAGCGGCTGGCCACGCTCCCCACCAAGGAGCAGAAGACACAGCGGCTGATCTCAGAGCTCTCCCTGCTGAACCATAAGCTCCCTGCCCGAGTCTGGCTGCCCACGGCCGGCTTTGACCACCACGTGGTCCGCGTGCCCCACACCCAGGCTGTTGTCCTCAACTCCAAGGACAAG GCTCCCTACCTGATCTATGTGGAAGTCCTTGAATGTGAAAACTTTGACACCACCAGTGTCCCCGCCCGGATCCCCGAGAACCGAATTCGGAGCACACGCTCTGTGGAGAACCTACCTGAATGTGGTATCACCCATGAGCAACGGGCAGGGAGCTTCAGCACCGTACCCAACTATGACAACGATGATGAGGCCTGGTCAGTGGACGACATAGGCGAGCTGCAGGTGGAG cTCCCTGAAGTTCACACCAACAGCTGTGACAACATCTCCCAGTTCTCTGTGGACAGCATCACCAGCCAGGAGAGCAAGGagcccgtgttcattgcagcagggGACATCCG ACGGCGCCTTTCAGAACAGCTGGCTCACACCCCCACGGCCTTCAGACGAGACCCAGAAGACCCCTCTGCAGTTGCTCTCAAAGAGCCCTGGCAGGAGAAAGTGCG GCGGATCCGAGAGGGATCCCCCTATGGTCATCTCCCTAATTGGCGGCTCCTGTCAGTCATCGTCAAGTGTGGGGATGACCTTCGGCAGGAACTGCTGGCCTTCCAGGTGTTGAAGCAACTGCAG TCCATTTGGGAACAGGAGCGAGTACCCCTTTGGATCAAGCCATACAAGATTCTTGTGATTTCGGCCGACAGCGGCATGATTGAACCAGTGGTCAACGCTGTGTCCATCCACCAGGTGAAGAAACAGTCGCAGCTCTCCCTGCTTGATTACTTCCTACAGGAGCACGGCAGCTACACCACCGAGGCCTTCCTCAGTGCCCAGCGCAATTTCGTACAAAGCTGCGCTGGCTACTGCTTAGTCTGCTACCTGCTGCAAGTCAAGGACAG ACACAATGGGAACATCCTTTTGGACGCAGAAGGCCACATCATCCACATCGACTTTGGCTTTATCCTGTCCAGCTCACCCCGAAACCTGGGGTTTGAGACGTCAGCCTTTAAGCTGACCACAGAGTTTGTGGAC GTGATGGGTGGCCTGGATGGGGACATGTTCAACTACTACAAGATGCTGATGCTGCAGGGGCTGATTGCTGCTCGAAAACACATGGATAAAGTGGTGCAGATTGTGGAGATCATGCAGCAag GTTCTCAGCTTCCTTGCTTCCATGGCTCCAGCACCATCCGTAACCTCAAAgagaggttccacatgagcatgaCCGAGGAGCAGCTCCAGCTGCTAGTAGAGCAGATGGTGGATGGCAGCATGCGGTCTATCACCACCAAACTCTACGATGGCTTCCAGTACCTCACCAATGGCATCATGTGA
- the PI4KB gene encoding phosphatidylinositol 4-kinase beta isoform X4 — translation MSLEARSLAVAMGDNEPTPSPPGNNGGSLLSVITEGVGELSVIDPEVAQKACQEVLEKVKLLHGGVAVSSRGTPLELVNGDGVDSEIHCLDETPTQIREEEDEMGATMASGTAKGSRRRRQNNSAKQSWLLRLFESKLFDISMAISYLYNSKEPGVQAYIGNRLFCFRNEDVDFYLPQLLNMYIHMDEDVGDAIKPYIVHRCRQSINFSLQCALLLGAYSSDMHISTQRHSRGTKLRKLILSDELKPAHRKRELPSLSPAPDTGLSPSKRTHQRSKSDATASISLSSNLKRTASNPKVENEDEELSSSTESIDNSFSSPVRLAPEREFIKSLMAIGKRLATLPTKEQKTQRLISELSLLNHKLPARVWLPTAGFDHHVVRVPHTQAVVLNSKDKAPYLIYVEVLECENFDTTSVPARIPENRIRSTRSVENLPECGITHEQRAGSFSTVPNYDNDDEAWSVDDIGELQVELPEVHTNSCDNISQFSVDSITSQESKEPVFIAAGDIRRRLSEQLAHTPTAFRRDPEDPSAVALKEPWQEKVRRIREGSPYGHLPNWRLLSVIVKCGDDLRQELLAFQVLKQLQVKKQSQLSLLDYFLQEHGSYTTEAFLSAQRNFVQSCAGYCLVCYLLQVKDRHNGNILLDAEGHIIHIDFGFILSSSPRNLGFETSAFKLTTEFVDVMGGLDGDMFNYYKMLMLQGLIAARKHMDKVVQIVEIMQQGSQLPCFHGSSTIRNLKERFHMSMTEEQLQLLVEQMVDGSMRSITTKLYDGFQYLTNGIM, via the exons CTTGGAAGCTCGAAGTCTGGCTGTGGCCATGGGAGACAATGAGCCCACTCCTAGCCCACCAGGGAATAATGGGGGCTCCTTGCTAAGTGTCATCACGGAGGGGGTCGGGGAACTATCAGTGATTGACCCTGAGGTGGCCCAGAAGGCCTGCCAGGAAGTGCTGGAGAAAGTGAAGCTTTTGCATGGAGGCGTGGCCGTCTCTAGCAGAGGCACCCCGCTGGAGTTGGTCAATGGGGATGGTGTGGACAGTGAGATCCATTGCCTGGATGAAACACCTACCCAGATAAGGGAGGAGGAAGATGAGATGGGGGCCACTATGGCCTCGGGCACAGCGAAAGGATCAAGAAGGCGGCGACAGAACAACTCAGCCAAACAGTCTTGGCTGCTGAGGCTGTTCGAGTCAAAACTATTTGACATCTCCATGGCCATTTCATATCTGTATAACTCCAAGGAGCCTGGAGTGCAAGCCTACATCGGCAACCGGCTCTTCTGCTTTCGCAATGAGGACGTGGACTTTTATCTGCCCCAGTTGCTTAACATGTACATCCACATGGATGAGGACGTGGGTGATGCCATCAAGCCCTACATAGTCCATCGCTGCCGCCAGAGCATTAACTTTTCCCTCCAGTGTGCCCTGTTGCTCGGGGCTTACTCTTCAGACATGCACATTTCCACTCAACGACACTCCCGTGGGACCAAGCTGCGGAAGCTGATCCTCTCAGATGAGCTGAAGCCAGCTCACCGAAAGAGGGAGCTGCCCTCCCTGAGCCCAGCCCCTGACACAGGGCTGTCTCCTTCTAAAAGGACTCACCAGCGCTCTAAATCAGACGCCACCGCCAGCATAAGTCTCAGCAGCAACCTGAAACGAACAGCCAGCAACCCTAAAGTGGAGAATGAGGATGAG GAGCTCTCCTCCAGCACCGAGAGTATTGATAATTCATTCAGTTCC CCCGTCAGACTGGCTCCTGAGCGAGAGTTCATCAAGTCGCTGATGGCGATCGGCAAGCGGCTGGCCACGCTCCCCACCAAGGAGCAGAAGACACAGCGGCTGATCTCAGAGCTCTCCCTGCTGAACCATAAGCTCCCTGCCCGAGTCTGGCTGCCCACGGCCGGCTTTGACCACCACGTGGTCCGCGTGCCCCACACCCAGGCTGTTGTCCTCAACTCCAAGGACAAG GCTCCCTACCTGATCTATGTGGAAGTCCTTGAATGTGAAAACTTTGACACCACCAGTGTCCCCGCCCGGATCCCCGAGAACCGAATTCGGAGCACACGCTCTGTGGAGAACCTACCTGAATGTGGTATCACCCATGAGCAACGGGCAGGGAGCTTCAGCACCGTACCCAACTATGACAACGATGATGAGGCCTGGTCAGTGGACGACATAGGCGAGCTGCAGGTGGAG cTCCCTGAAGTTCACACCAACAGCTGTGACAACATCTCCCAGTTCTCTGTGGACAGCATCACCAGCCAGGAGAGCAAGGagcccgtgttcattgcagcagggGACATCCG ACGGCGCCTTTCAGAACAGCTGGCTCACACCCCCACGGCCTTCAGACGAGACCCAGAAGACCCCTCTGCAGTTGCTCTCAAAGAGCCCTGGCAGGAGAAAGTGCG GCGGATCCGAGAGGGATCCCCCTATGGTCATCTCCCTAATTGGCGGCTCCTGTCAGTCATCGTCAAGTGTGGGGATGACCTTCGGCAGGAACTGCTGGCCTTCCAGGTGTTGAAGCAACTGCAG GTGAAGAAACAGTCGCAGCTCTCCCTGCTTGATTACTTCCTACAGGAGCACGGCAGCTACACCACCGAGGCCTTCCTCAGTGCCCAGCGCAATTTCGTACAAAGCTGCGCTGGCTACTGCTTAGTCTGCTACCTGCTGCAAGTCAAGGACAG ACACAATGGGAACATCCTTTTGGACGCAGAAGGCCACATCATCCACATCGACTTTGGCTTTATCCTGTCCAGCTCACCCCGAAACCTGGGGTTTGAGACGTCAGCCTTTAAGCTGACCACAGAGTTTGTGGAC GTGATGGGTGGCCTGGATGGGGACATGTTCAACTACTACAAGATGCTGATGCTGCAGGGGCTGATTGCTGCTCGAAAACACATGGATAAAGTGGTGCAGATTGTGGAGATCATGCAGCAag GTTCTCAGCTTCCTTGCTTCCATGGCTCCAGCACCATCCGTAACCTCAAAgagaggttccacatgagcatgaCCGAGGAGCAGCTCCAGCTGCTAGTAGAGCAGATGGTGGATGGCAGCATGCGGTCTATCACCACCAAACTCTACGATGGCTTCCAGTACCTCACCAATGGCATCATGTGA
- the PI4KB gene encoding phosphatidylinositol 4-kinase beta isoform X3 gives MSLEARSLAVAMGDNEPTPSPPGNNGGSLLSVITEGVGELSVIDPEVAQKACQEVLEKVKLLHGGVAVSSRGTPLELVNGDGVDSEIHCLDETPTQIREEEDEMGATMASGTAKGSRRRRQNNSAKQSWLLRLFESKLFDISMAISYLYNSKEPGVQAYIGNRLFCFRNEDVDFYLPQLLNMYIHMDEDVGDAIKPYIVHRCRQSINFSLQCALLLGAYSSDMHISTQRHSRGTKLRKLILSDELKPAHRKRELPSLSPAPDTGLSPSKRTHQRSKSDATASISLSSNLKRTASNPKVENEDEPVRLAPEREFIKSLMAIGKRLATLPTKEQKTQRLISELSLLNHKLPARVWLPTAGFDHHVVRVPHTQAVVLNSKDKAPYLIYVEVLECENFDTTSVPARIPENRIRSTRSVENLPECGITHEQRAGSFSTVPNYDNDDEAWSVDDIGELQVELPEVHTNSCDNISQFSVDSITSQESKEPVFIAAGDIRRRLSEQLAHTPTAFRRDPEDPSAVALKEPWQEKVRRIREGSPYGHLPNWRLLSVIVKCGDDLRQELLAFQVLKQLQSIWEQERVPLWIKPYKILVISADSGMIEPVVNAVSIHQVKKQSQLSLLDYFLQEHGSYTTEAFLSAQRNFVQSCAGYCLVCYLLQVKDRHNGNILLDAEGHIIHIDFGFILSSSPRNLGFETSAFKLTTEFVDVMGGLDGDMFNYYKMLMLQGLIAARKHMDKVVQIVEIMQQGSQLPCFHGSSTIRNLKERFHMSMTEEQLQLLVEQMVDGSMRSITTKLYDGFQYLTNGIM, from the exons CTTGGAAGCTCGAAGTCTGGCTGTGGCCATGGGAGACAATGAGCCCACTCCTAGCCCACCAGGGAATAATGGGGGCTCCTTGCTAAGTGTCATCACGGAGGGGGTCGGGGAACTATCAGTGATTGACCCTGAGGTGGCCCAGAAGGCCTGCCAGGAAGTGCTGGAGAAAGTGAAGCTTTTGCATGGAGGCGTGGCCGTCTCTAGCAGAGGCACCCCGCTGGAGTTGGTCAATGGGGATGGTGTGGACAGTGAGATCCATTGCCTGGATGAAACACCTACCCAGATAAGGGAGGAGGAAGATGAGATGGGGGCCACTATGGCCTCGGGCACAGCGAAAGGATCAAGAAGGCGGCGACAGAACAACTCAGCCAAACAGTCTTGGCTGCTGAGGCTGTTCGAGTCAAAACTATTTGACATCTCCATGGCCATTTCATATCTGTATAACTCCAAGGAGCCTGGAGTGCAAGCCTACATCGGCAACCGGCTCTTCTGCTTTCGCAATGAGGACGTGGACTTTTATCTGCCCCAGTTGCTTAACATGTACATCCACATGGATGAGGACGTGGGTGATGCCATCAAGCCCTACATAGTCCATCGCTGCCGCCAGAGCATTAACTTTTCCCTCCAGTGTGCCCTGTTGCTCGGGGCTTACTCTTCAGACATGCACATTTCCACTCAACGACACTCCCGTGGGACCAAGCTGCGGAAGCTGATCCTCTCAGATGAGCTGAAGCCAGCTCACCGAAAGAGGGAGCTGCCCTCCCTGAGCCCAGCCCCTGACACAGGGCTGTCTCCTTCTAAAAGGACTCACCAGCGCTCTAAATCAGACGCCACCGCCAGCATAAGTCTCAGCAGCAACCTGAAACGAACAGCCAGCAACCCTAAAGTGGAGAATGAGGATGAG CCCGTCAGACTGGCTCCTGAGCGAGAGTTCATCAAGTCGCTGATGGCGATCGGCAAGCGGCTGGCCACGCTCCCCACCAAGGAGCAGAAGACACAGCGGCTGATCTCAGAGCTCTCCCTGCTGAACCATAAGCTCCCTGCCCGAGTCTGGCTGCCCACGGCCGGCTTTGACCACCACGTGGTCCGCGTGCCCCACACCCAGGCTGTTGTCCTCAACTCCAAGGACAAG GCTCCCTACCTGATCTATGTGGAAGTCCTTGAATGTGAAAACTTTGACACCACCAGTGTCCCCGCCCGGATCCCCGAGAACCGAATTCGGAGCACACGCTCTGTGGAGAACCTACCTGAATGTGGTATCACCCATGAGCAACGGGCAGGGAGCTTCAGCACCGTACCCAACTATGACAACGATGATGAGGCCTGGTCAGTGGACGACATAGGCGAGCTGCAGGTGGAG cTCCCTGAAGTTCACACCAACAGCTGTGACAACATCTCCCAGTTCTCTGTGGACAGCATCACCAGCCAGGAGAGCAAGGagcccgtgttcattgcagcagggGACATCCG ACGGCGCCTTTCAGAACAGCTGGCTCACACCCCCACGGCCTTCAGACGAGACCCAGAAGACCCCTCTGCAGTTGCTCTCAAAGAGCCCTGGCAGGAGAAAGTGCG GCGGATCCGAGAGGGATCCCCCTATGGTCATCTCCCTAATTGGCGGCTCCTGTCAGTCATCGTCAAGTGTGGGGATGACCTTCGGCAGGAACTGCTGGCCTTCCAGGTGTTGAAGCAACTGCAG TCCATTTGGGAACAGGAGCGAGTACCCCTTTGGATCAAGCCATACAAGATTCTTGTGATTTCGGCCGACAGCGGCATGATTGAACCAGTGGTCAACGCTGTGTCCATCCACCAGGTGAAGAAACAGTCGCAGCTCTCCCTGCTTGATTACTTCCTACAGGAGCACGGCAGCTACACCACCGAGGCCTTCCTCAGTGCCCAGCGCAATTTCGTACAAAGCTGCGCTGGCTACTGCTTAGTCTGCTACCTGCTGCAAGTCAAGGACAG ACACAATGGGAACATCCTTTTGGACGCAGAAGGCCACATCATCCACATCGACTTTGGCTTTATCCTGTCCAGCTCACCCCGAAACCTGGGGTTTGAGACGTCAGCCTTTAAGCTGACCACAGAGTTTGTGGAC GTGATGGGTGGCCTGGATGGGGACATGTTCAACTACTACAAGATGCTGATGCTGCAGGGGCTGATTGCTGCTCGAAAACACATGGATAAAGTGGTGCAGATTGTGGAGATCATGCAGCAag GTTCTCAGCTTCCTTGCTTCCATGGCTCCAGCACCATCCGTAACCTCAAAgagaggttccacatgagcatgaCCGAGGAGCAGCTCCAGCTGCTAGTAGAGCAGATGGTGGATGGCAGCATGCGGTCTATCACCACCAAACTCTACGATGGCTTCCAGTACCTCACCAATGGCATCATGTGA
- the PI4KB gene encoding phosphatidylinositol 4-kinase beta isoform X1, whose protein sequence is MSLEARSLAVAMGDNEPTPSPPGNNGGSLLSVITEGVGELSVIDPEVAQKACQEVLEKVKLLHGGVAVSSRGTPLELVNGDGVDSEIHCLDETPTQIREEEDEMGATMASGTAKGSRRRRQNNSAKQSWLLRLFESKLFDISMAISYLYNSKEPGVQAYIGNRLFCFRNEDVDFYLPQLLNMYIHMDEDVGDAIKPYIVHRCRQSINFSLQCALLLGAYSSDMHISTQRHSRGTKLRKLILSDELKPAHRKRELPSLSPAPDTGLSPSKRTHQRSKSDATASISLSSNLKRTASNPKVENEDEELSSSTESIDNSFSSPVRLAPEREFIKSLMAIGKRLATLPTKEQKTQRLISELSLLNHKLPARVWLPTAGFDHHVVRVPHTQAVVLNSKDKAPYLIYVEVLECENFDTTSVPARIPENRIRSTRSVENLPECGITHEQRAGSFSTVPNYDNDDEAWSVDDIGELQVELPEVHTNSCDNISQFSVDSITSQESKEPVFIAAGDIRRRLSEQLAHTPTAFRRDPEDPSAVALKEPWQEKVRRIREGSPYGHLPNWRLLSVIVKCGDDLRQELLAFQVLKQLQSIWEQERVPLWIKPYKILVISADSGMIEPVVNAVSIHQVKKQSQLSLLDYFLQEHGSYTTEAFLSAQRNFVQSCAGYCLVCYLLQVKDRHNGNILLDAEGHIIHIDFGFILSSSPRNLGFETSAFKLTTEFVDVMGGLDGDMFNYYKMLMLQGLIAARKHMDKVVQIVEIMQQGSQLPCFHGSSTIRNLKERFHMSMTEEQLQLLVEQMVDGSMRSITTKLYDGFQYLTNGIM, encoded by the exons CTTGGAAGCTCGAAGTCTGGCTGTGGCCATGGGAGACAATGAGCCCACTCCTAGCCCACCAGGGAATAATGGGGGCTCCTTGCTAAGTGTCATCACGGAGGGGGTCGGGGAACTATCAGTGATTGACCCTGAGGTGGCCCAGAAGGCCTGCCAGGAAGTGCTGGAGAAAGTGAAGCTTTTGCATGGAGGCGTGGCCGTCTCTAGCAGAGGCACCCCGCTGGAGTTGGTCAATGGGGATGGTGTGGACAGTGAGATCCATTGCCTGGATGAAACACCTACCCAGATAAGGGAGGAGGAAGATGAGATGGGGGCCACTATGGCCTCGGGCACAGCGAAAGGATCAAGAAGGCGGCGACAGAACAACTCAGCCAAACAGTCTTGGCTGCTGAGGCTGTTCGAGTCAAAACTATTTGACATCTCCATGGCCATTTCATATCTGTATAACTCCAAGGAGCCTGGAGTGCAAGCCTACATCGGCAACCGGCTCTTCTGCTTTCGCAATGAGGACGTGGACTTTTATCTGCCCCAGTTGCTTAACATGTACATCCACATGGATGAGGACGTGGGTGATGCCATCAAGCCCTACATAGTCCATCGCTGCCGCCAGAGCATTAACTTTTCCCTCCAGTGTGCCCTGTTGCTCGGGGCTTACTCTTCAGACATGCACATTTCCACTCAACGACACTCCCGTGGGACCAAGCTGCGGAAGCTGATCCTCTCAGATGAGCTGAAGCCAGCTCACCGAAAGAGGGAGCTGCCCTCCCTGAGCCCAGCCCCTGACACAGGGCTGTCTCCTTCTAAAAGGACTCACCAGCGCTCTAAATCAGACGCCACCGCCAGCATAAGTCTCAGCAGCAACCTGAAACGAACAGCCAGCAACCCTAAAGTGGAGAATGAGGATGAG GAGCTCTCCTCCAGCACCGAGAGTATTGATAATTCATTCAGTTCC CCCGTCAGACTGGCTCCTGAGCGAGAGTTCATCAAGTCGCTGATGGCGATCGGCAAGCGGCTGGCCACGCTCCCCACCAAGGAGCAGAAGACACAGCGGCTGATCTCAGAGCTCTCCCTGCTGAACCATAAGCTCCCTGCCCGAGTCTGGCTGCCCACGGCCGGCTTTGACCACCACGTGGTCCGCGTGCCCCACACCCAGGCTGTTGTCCTCAACTCCAAGGACAAG GCTCCCTACCTGATCTATGTGGAAGTCCTTGAATGTGAAAACTTTGACACCACCAGTGTCCCCGCCCGGATCCCCGAGAACCGAATTCGGAGCACACGCTCTGTGGAGAACCTACCTGAATGTGGTATCACCCATGAGCAACGGGCAGGGAGCTTCAGCACCGTACCCAACTATGACAACGATGATGAGGCCTGGTCAGTGGACGACATAGGCGAGCTGCAGGTGGAG cTCCCTGAAGTTCACACCAACAGCTGTGACAACATCTCCCAGTTCTCTGTGGACAGCATCACCAGCCAGGAGAGCAAGGagcccgtgttcattgcagcagggGACATCCG ACGGCGCCTTTCAGAACAGCTGGCTCACACCCCCACGGCCTTCAGACGAGACCCAGAAGACCCCTCTGCAGTTGCTCTCAAAGAGCCCTGGCAGGAGAAAGTGCG GCGGATCCGAGAGGGATCCCCCTATGGTCATCTCCCTAATTGGCGGCTCCTGTCAGTCATCGTCAAGTGTGGGGATGACCTTCGGCAGGAACTGCTGGCCTTCCAGGTGTTGAAGCAACTGCAG TCCATTTGGGAACAGGAGCGAGTACCCCTTTGGATCAAGCCATACAAGATTCTTGTGATTTCGGCCGACAGCGGCATGATTGAACCAGTGGTCAACGCTGTGTCCATCCACCAGGTGAAGAAACAGTCGCAGCTCTCCCTGCTTGATTACTTCCTACAGGAGCACGGCAGCTACACCACCGAGGCCTTCCTCAGTGCCCAGCGCAATTTCGTACAAAGCTGCGCTGGCTACTGCTTAGTCTGCTACCTGCTGCAAGTCAAGGACAG ACACAATGGGAACATCCTTTTGGACGCAGAAGGCCACATCATCCACATCGACTTTGGCTTTATCCTGTCCAGCTCACCCCGAAACCTGGGGTTTGAGACGTCAGCCTTTAAGCTGACCACAGAGTTTGTGGAC GTGATGGGTGGCCTGGATGGGGACATGTTCAACTACTACAAGATGCTGATGCTGCAGGGGCTGATTGCTGCTCGAAAACACATGGATAAAGTGGTGCAGATTGTGGAGATCATGCAGCAag GTTCTCAGCTTCCTTGCTTCCATGGCTCCAGCACCATCCGTAACCTCAAAgagaggttccacatgagcatgaCCGAGGAGCAGCTCCAGCTGCTAGTAGAGCAGATGGTGGATGGCAGCATGCGGTCTATCACCACCAAACTCTACGATGGCTTCCAGTACCTCACCAATGGCATCATGTGA